The sequence ACACGCGACGCGAAGACATGCAGCAGCTGGCAGCGACGTTGAGCGAAGTGAATCGGCCTTGGGAAGCAGTGGCGTGGGAGTTTATCGCAGCGCACGATCGCAACGAACTCGATCAAAAATTGCCCGAGCTTCGTGAGAGACGTGAGGAGTTGGCCGCGAGCGACTCTGCGGCCGACGATCCCCTGTTTTTGACCTGTGGTGTCGATCCGTCGCAGTATCCGCTGCCCGATCTGACGTCGCTCGCAGCCGAAGCGTCCACCGCTGAATCGACCGCAGCAACCGTCTCGAACCGTTTCCAGCTTGCTCCGGCTTTGTCGGCAAACTCGTCCGCAAACGCATCGCTTGGCACGCCATCCACTTCCGCTGCCTCGATCAAGCTTGTCGATGTTGCAAAAGAGCGAGGCATCGATTTTCAGTACCTCAATAATCAATCCGCCAACGACGCCCACATCGTGATGTACCAAACCGCCGGTGGCGGCATCGCGGCGTTTGACTTTGATTTGGACGGATGGACGGATCTTTACTTTTGCCAAGCCGGTGGATTGCCAAATGTCGCCGACGGGTCACAGCCAAACCGGCTGTATCGAAACCTCGCTGGGCAGCAGTTTACGAATGTGGCCGATCACGCACGTACCGATGACCGTGGGTATGGCCAAGGCGTGGCCGCAGCCGATTTGAACCAAGACGGCTTTTTAGATCTCGTGGTTGCTAACATCGGTGACAATAGGATCTACATCAACAATGGCGATGGCACGTTTACCGAATCCACGGTCGCAGGATCCGGCGGCTGGACCACCAGCATCGCGGTGGGTGATCTCGATGGGGATGCCTTGCCTGAAATCGTCGAGATCAATTACATCGACGATCCGGCGGCGCTGACGGCACAGTGCTGGGGCCAGGGATTTGACTGCACTCCGCGAATTTTTCGACAGGCGAACGATCGTATTCTACGGCGTGATGCAAACGGGAATTGGCGTCCCTGGGAAATGGATAACCGGTTCGCCGAAACGCCCAATTATGGCTTCGCGGGAGTGATCGCAAACTTTGATCATTCCGCCGGCAACGATCTGTTCGTTGTTAACGACACCAAGGAGAACCATTTTTGGGTCAGCCGGCAGGGCGATGGTTCGTCAACGTTCGGCATCACCAATCAAGCGGCACTGCGAGGCTGTGCCTCGGGTGCAAGCGGTGAAGAACAGGGATGCATGGGGATCGCCGCAGGTGATTTCAACCGCGACGGCCTGTTGGATTTGCATGTAACCAATTATTGGCAGCAACCCGCGAACCTTTTTCTGCAGCGCAGCGGAGGTTTCTTTACCGACTACGCGGCACAGTATGGGGTTGCCGAGCCGAGCCGAGCGACGGTCGGCTTTGGAACGCAGGCGTCCGACTTTGATCGTGATGGTTGGCTGGACCTCGCGGTATTGAATGGTCACGTGTTTGATCCGGTGGAAAACAATACGCCTGAGATCCCCTTTCGCATGCCACCGCAGCTATTTCGCGGTCACCACGGCGGATTCGCCTTGGACGTGACCGCTACCGAGGCGGATTCGTTTTGGTCCACGCCGACTCTCGGGCGGACGCTGGCGAAGTTGGACTTCAATCGAGATGGACGCCCCGATTTGGTGGCAAATCATCTTGATGCCTCTGTCGCGTTGTTAGAAAACCGAACCGAAGGCGGGCATTGGTTACGACTGGACTTGGTAGGCGTCACGAGCGAACGCGACGCTGTCGGAGCTCACGTGACCGTGCGCCACGCCGATGACGTGTGGCACAGCTGGGTGATCGGAGGCGATGGCTACCTCTGCACCAATGAATCGACAGTCGACTTTGGAGTGGCAGCACATTCGCAAGTGGCGGAGATCAAAATCGAGTGGCCTTCGGGCGCTCGGCAGATCTTTACAGGCGTTGACACGAACCAAAGCTATTTGGTGGTCGAGCATGATGATCGTCTAGTTCCCCGCTAGCCTGGTCGTCCAACGTCACCTACTTTTGCACTCGCCGGGTGCTTTATGGATCAATTCTCGAAGGCGGGGGCGAGTCGCCCTTCTTTTTGACTATGAAATATTTGCGTGATACGCCAAGCGAATCTGGCTTCGGAGCGAGCTTCCGGTTCGGTCTGCCGCAGAGGCTTGTGCTGCTTTGTTTGGCTGCAATGTTGTTGGTGGGATGCGGCCGCGAGACGACGGATTCGCCAAAGACGGCAGAGACGACGGCGGAACAGCCTGTCGTGGCAGCGGACGAAGCGGCCCGTCTCGCGATGCAGCGCGGTGACTTGTCCGCCGCCCAGGCGAGGATTCAGGAGGCATTATTGGTTCGGCCCGAGGATCCGGTCGTATTAGAGCTTGCCGGTGACATTGCGGCGGCCTCGCAGAGGGTCGGGGACGCGGTTTCGCTATATCAATCCGCTGTCGATCATTCCGCAAAGCCATCATTGGCGTTGTTGGACAAAGTCGGCAAGGGATGGATGCATCTGGGCCGCCCATTTGAAGCGGTACAGCTACTTGAGACCGCGGTACAGCTGTACCCCAAACAGCCTTCGGTTCGCACCGACTTGGCGGGGCTTTTGGCGGCCCTCGGGATGCAGCGGCAAGCGGGGCCGCATCTGCAGTGGCTTGTCATGCGAGGCCACGCCGGGGTGAACGAATTGATCATGTTGTCGGACCTGGCTCGCCCTCAAAATGACGCGGCGATGAGCGAGTATTCGCTCAAGCATTTTCCTGATGATCTGCGTCCACAGTTTTCGCTGTCTCGTGCCGACGCCTATCGAGAAGACTGGCCCAAGGTGCGCGAGCGACTTGCCCCCGTGGTTGCGAAGTATCCCGAGTTCGTCATTGCTCAAGCGTCCTACGGCCGCGCGCTCGTTGAACTTGGCGACGAGGATGCCGTCCAGGCATGGGTGACGTCGCTACCCGAAGGGATTGAGGACCAGCCGCAGTACTGGATGGCTGCGGCGGTGTGGGCCGAGCGGCATGGCGATGTCCGACAAGCCGCTCGCAGTTACTGGCAAGCAGCGAAGCTTGAGGCGGACAATGCCGAGGCGCTCAGTCGTTTGGCCATCGTGCTGGCGGAACTACAGATGGACGCGGAATCACGAGCGATTTCTGAGCGTGCGGGGAAGTTGGCGCTGATGCGGGATGCGGTCGATCTGCTGCACTCGCGGCAAAACAATTCGCAACAGATCGCCGTTCGTGTTGCCAAAGCAATGCAAGAGCTCGGCCGGCCATGGGAAGCTGCCGGATGGCTTCGGGCCGGGGCGTTGATGAATCGCGAACTCGACCCGTCATTACGTGAGGTTTATGCATCGGTTCGCGAGACGTTGACGGCGAAAACGCCCTGGCAGTTGCCTGAAACCCAGGTGGCAAACGATCTTGATTTGTCCCATTTTCCCAAGGTTCGTTGGCATGGTGCGAAGCGGAACTCGATTGCCAACGCCACCGATGCGGGGGCCGAAGGACGTGGGATTCGTTTTGAGGAACAGGCGGCCGAGCGGAATCTGAATCACGTCTGCGTGGTCGAAAAGCCCGCACGAGGCGAAGCGGGATTGTGGATCTATCAATCAGGTGCCGGCGGTGCGGCGGCGATTGACTTTGATCTGGACGGTTGGATGGATGTTTATCTAACCGCGATGGATGGCGACCCCCACCAAACCAATTCAGCACCGAATCGGTGTTTTCGAAACTTGGCCGGACAATTTTCGGATGTTACCGAGTTGGCGCAACTCGGGGACACCGGATTCGCACAAGGGCTTGCTGTCGGAGATATCAACAGCGACGGATTTGATGATCTGTACATCGCCAACTACGGGCGTAATCGTCTGTATCAAAACAACGGCGATGGCACCTTTACCGATGTGACCGAGGCGTCGGGATTGGGCGGTGATGATTGGACGACATCGGTTGCTATCGCCGACCTGGACCAAGATGGTTTCGCCGATTTGTTTGATGTGGGCTACTGCGGTGGGCGGGGGCCGTTTGAAGTGCCTTGTTATGAAGATGGCAAGGTCATGGCCTGTTTGCCCAAGTCATTTCCTGCCCAACAGGATCGCGTGTGGCAAGGACAGCCGGACGGGCGATTCGCCGAAGTCACTGACACTTGGCTTGAAAAACATGATTTAGCTCATGGCTTGGGGATCGTGGTTGGCAGTTTGGATGAGCTCCCTGGGTTGGATGTCTATGTGGCCAATGATATGGCTGCAAACCACTTTTGGTCGGCCACGACCGATCGCGATGGCGCGTTTGGGCTAAGCGAGCAAGCGGTGGTTCGAGGGTTGGCGGTCGATCGGCGTT comes from Novipirellula caenicola and encodes:
- a CDS encoding FG-GAP-like repeat-containing protein encodes the protein MILSVFLGGIALMLASVGCERPANPGPQSVPSSTEAEIPATIPPSQADVESGVDSNVSVDEIKQWIDAGEFDEAEQGLRRRLALDPTDPPLLFLAARCSHGRGALDDALEYLTLIPADHPQAGLAAQGQAADWLMQAGKLPEAEARFEEMIQRYGNLPPLHRRMASLLNSQGRRVEAAEHVRQLIRLGDVTEKELLSLTTLSVPFHDEQIDLVSGSPLHQLARAKRMLVQDDVSQARQIAEQLYADFPQSTAIAAFVGRVYNVMQAEDLLANWVATLPAGIEAEPEYWAAMGQWMLRRGQPKVAVRCLSEAVVRDPTDRVAYLRLAEALAATGDAAAAERVAARQQVLQQCWQWAINIGFERDTRREDMQQLAATLSEVNRPWEAVAWEFIAAHDRNELDQKLPELRERREELAASDSAADDPLFLTCGVDPSQYPLPDLTSLAAEASTAESTAATVSNRFQLAPALSANSSANASLGTPSTSAASIKLVDVAKERGIDFQYLNNQSANDAHIVMYQTAGGGIAAFDFDLDGWTDLYFCQAGGLPNVADGSQPNRLYRNLAGQQFTNVADHARTDDRGYGQGVAAADLNQDGFLDLVVANIGDNRIYINNGDGTFTESTVAGSGGWTTSIAVGDLDGDALPEIVEINYIDDPAALTAQCWGQGFDCTPRIFRQANDRILRRDANGNWRPWEMDNRFAETPNYGFAGVIANFDHSAGNDLFVVNDTKENHFWVSRQGDGSSTFGITNQAALRGCASGASGEEQGCMGIAAGDFNRDGLLDLHVTNYWQQPANLFLQRSGGFFTDYAAQYGVAEPSRATVGFGTQASDFDRDGWLDLAVLNGHVFDPVENNTPEIPFRMPPQLFRGHHGGFALDVTATEADSFWSTPTLGRTLAKLDFNRDGRPDLVANHLDASVALLENRTEGGHWLRLDLVGVTSERDAVGAHVTVRHADDVWHSWVIGGDGYLCTNESTVDFGVAAHSQVAEIKIEWPSGARQIFTGVDTNQSYLVVEHDDRLVPR
- a CDS encoding FG-GAP-like repeat-containing protein; translated protein: MKYLRDTPSESGFGASFRFGLPQRLVLLCLAAMLLVGCGRETTDSPKTAETTAEQPVVAADEAARLAMQRGDLSAAQARIQEALLVRPEDPVVLELAGDIAAASQRVGDAVSLYQSAVDHSAKPSLALLDKVGKGWMHLGRPFEAVQLLETAVQLYPKQPSVRTDLAGLLAALGMQRQAGPHLQWLVMRGHAGVNELIMLSDLARPQNDAAMSEYSLKHFPDDLRPQFSLSRADAYREDWPKVRERLAPVVAKYPEFVIAQASYGRALVELGDEDAVQAWVTSLPEGIEDQPQYWMAAAVWAERHGDVRQAARSYWQAAKLEADNAEALSRLAIVLAELQMDAESRAISERAGKLALMRDAVDLLHSRQNNSQQIAVRVAKAMQELGRPWEAAGWLRAGALMNRELDPSLREVYASVRETLTAKTPWQLPETQVANDLDLSHFPKVRWHGAKRNSIANATDAGAEGRGIRFEEQAAERNLNHVCVVEKPARGEAGLWIYQSGAGGAAAIDFDLDGWMDVYLTAMDGDPHQTNSAPNRCFRNLAGQFSDVTELAQLGDTGFAQGLAVGDINSDGFDDLYIANYGRNRLYQNNGDGTFTDVTEASGLGGDDWTTSVAIADLDQDGFADLFDVGYCGGRGPFEVPCYEDGKVMACLPKSFPAQQDRVWQGQPDGRFAEVTDTWLEKHDLAHGLGIVVGSLDELPGLDVYVANDMAANHFWSATTDRDGAFGLSEQAVVRGLAVDRRSLSQASMGIAAGDPDQDGDFDFYLTHFAAEYNTYYEQIRPGLWADLTSRVGLAEPTMPMLAFGTQWFDADNDGSLELMVANGHLNDFQDKGDAYRMPMQFFHRSSAGRWSLLPPSQLGPYFSSKRLARSLINLDVDRDGRQDALVTHLFDPVGLLINRSTNSIAKKESSSIALYLKSTQGHRDPIGAIVSVEIAGRSLVGQLFAGNGYQCSSERCVRFGLAEAAAVERVSVLWPSGTREEFGPLRQGGEYVLCEGSGEAFRLLQP